ATAGTATGTCTTGATCATGCGTGTGTTATAGGCCTACATCAAACATTCATAACCTTTTACATAATAGTCTATACCGTTTCAAGTATTCTCCCCTGATGCGCCCTAAAGGCACCGCAGCCCACAGGCCGTTTTTCCTTGGGATTTAAGCACACATTGTCATCGACCTTATTAATAAGTGTGGGATGGGCAACTTCGATGGGAGTAGGGGCCACAACAAATCAGAACTCATCATGGGGGTCTGGAGTGGCCCGTGAGTCTGCGGGTCTGCGTCACATTCATACACACGCAAGCAGTCAGAGCTGGCCCTTGCCTTTGGCTCCCACATTGCGAGTAAAACATTTTCTTGACAGGGGAGAGACAAAATGTCTGTTTCAGAGTTAATTTCCTGCGACTGTAGgcctacacattttgccatggggcaaaaAGAAAATATTACTGatttaaagcaagtttgctgcaattgtacacatttttctataggacagagagaatgtttgatagctggctagactaactgaCCAATCttaaaaatgttagctgacatgggctaattgagtgacaaTCAATGACTGATATAACAATTAACTGCTGATGCTCAACCACATTTCCAAATTGCATCTTGTGTATTCtgttattctaactctcaacaatTGAGACCCCACTGACTTTCTAAACAAATATATAGAGTACCATTCataaatttggacacacctactcattcaagggtttttctttatttgtactattttgtatattgtagaacaatagtgaagacatcaaaactattaaataacacacatggaatcatgtagtaaccaaacaagtgttaaacaaatccaaatatgctttcaattttagattcttcaaagtagccaccctttgctttgatgacagctttgcagtcttggcattcactcaaccagcttcacttggaatgcttttccaacagtcttgaaggagttcccacatacgccgtacacttgttggctgctttttcaacactctgcggtccaactcatccaaaatcATCTCAGttaggttgaggtcgggtgattgtggaggccaggtcatctgatgcagcaccatcactattcctcttggtcaaatagcccttacacagcctggaggtgtgttttgggtcattgtcctgttgaaaaaccaatgatagttccactaagcgtaaaaacagatgggatggcgtatcattgcagaatgctgtggtagccatgctctttaagtgtgccttgaattctaaataagaaATCACCAACAGggtaccatcacacctcctcctccatgcttcatggtgggaaccacacatgcagagatcatctgtgcatctactttgcgtctcacaaagacatggcggttggaaccaaaaatctcaaatttggactcatcagaccaaaggacagatttccacagttTATtgttcattgcttgtgtttcttggcccaagcaagtctcttcttattattagtgtcgtttagtagtggtttatttgatgcaattcgaccatgaaggcctgattcacacggtctcctctgaacagttgatgttaagatgtgtctgttacttgaactctgcaaaacatttatttgggctgcaatttgaggtgcagttaactttaatgaacttatcttctgcagaagatttaactctgggtcttcctttcctgcgaCAGttgtcatgagagccagtttcatcatagtgtttGATTGTTTTTgagactgcatttgaagaaactttcaaaggtcTTGAAATTGTCCATATTtcttgaccttcatgtcttaagttatgatggactgtcatttctctttgcttatttgagctgttcttgccacaatatggacatggccttttaccaaatagggctatcttctgtataccacccctaccttgtcacaacacagctgattggctcaaacgcattaagaaggctagaaaatccacaaatgaactttgaacaaggcacacctgttaattgaaatgcattccaggtgactaccttatgaagctggttgagagaatgccaagagtgtgaaaagctgtcatcaaagctgGTGGCTATGTTGAAAAATATCAAagataaaatctattttgatttgtttaacaatttttggaTAGTTTtcaggtcttcactattattctacaatgcagaaagtAGTAcaattaaagaaaaacccttgaaggagtagctgtgtccaaactttagactggatCTGTACAAAAGGGGTGCAGCGCGCGCAAGTTACCCATCCCTGGGCTAGATGGATTCATACTTCAAAAGACTGAAGTTGCTAGACCTTTCAGTGTGTGGATGTTCTGAAGAAAATGTTGTCAAAACATCCATTCAGGTGTCGTTATACGATAGACTGACTGGTTTATTTTTGTACCGTTAGCAGGACATTCTGTCTCATACTACACTCTAAAAGAtgttgggttgtttggttgacccaactgctgggttgcaggcattgggtcacttagttgggttgtgtttttGTAGCCTCCCTAAAAGCCTATGCTAATCCCATTGTTGGGATAGATACCACTTTATTATAATATGTCATTAAAAAAATCATAATATTCTAGCAATATGTGTCAAATGCAAAAAAATGCagggaataaaaaaataaattgcagcatataaactcaacatgatcaacaggaatgacatttactctcatgGGTGGTCAATACTCTCATGggtggggtggcagcgtagcctagtggttagagcgtttgactagtaaccagaaggttgtgagttcaaatccccgagctgacaaggtacaaatctgtcgttctgcccctgaacaggcagttaacccactgttcccatgccgtcattgaaaataagaatgtgttcttaactgacttgcctggttaaataaaggtaaaataaaaaaataaaaataagataTATCAGAACGCCACACCCCTAATAATCCACACCTCCTACAAATAGTAAAATGACCCAGCTGCTAGGTCAAGCCAGCATGAAAGTAAAAAATAACCAACTGATGGTTAAATTATCCCATATTTGGGTAATCTCATCAACCCACCAATTTGGGTTATTCACGCAACCCAACAGGCTGTGTCAAAATAACCCAGCATGTATTCTGTCCAATATTTACCCAGCCTGTGTTACCAATGAACTCAAATTGGTTTGAGCCTTTTTTTAAAGTTTAGAATCAGATGAATTAGTCAGGTTTGGCTTGACATTAGTTTTGGAATCGGTTATTGATTTGTGAAATTACAGCCAAAGAAGAAAGTGTCCAAAAGTAGGGCCTAACCTGAGTCTGGATCTCCTTGGTGAATGGACAGAACACTACtcaatgtgtgtctgtctgtgtctgtgtctgtgtgtctgtgtgtgtctgtttgtgcatGCGTGCGCAGTCTGTGTGCTTTCTAAGGTACATTTCagtgggtggaggaggggggtggTTTTGTAGGGATTTTATGCAGCATGTGTGTGCATGGTTAAGACATGATTTGTGGGTGGGTTGAGTCAGAACTGAGTCCTCTCCCGCCATGACTTGGGTCAACTCTGTTCCATATCCAGCAGCATGATGCACACAGTCTGTTCCTGATGGCAACACGGAGGTAATGGCACAGAACAATAGCAATTGCTACTCAGGAGAAGGTCAGCTCCACAAGCTGTGTAATAGCATATGACATCATTCATTCGCAGAGgacatctttgtgtgtgtgtgtgtgtgtgtgtgtgtgtgtgtgtgtgtgtgtgtgtgtgtgtgtgtgtgtgtgtgtgtgtgtgtgtgtgtgtgtgtgtgtgtgtgtgtgtgtgtgtgtgtgtgtgtgtgtgtgtgtgtgtgtgtgtgtgtgtgtgtgtgtgtgtgtgtgtgtgtgtctgtgtgcacctAGGATCTTTTGCATAACAATCACTCTACCAAAACCTTGGTCACAACTTAAAATATCTGGTGATCAATTAACCAGCTAGCAATCTGCTATGTGTGTGTTAGTTCACAATGTTCCTTGAGCCTCTAAGCTTTGGGGGTGGTAGTCAGCTCTGTGAGCTGGCACCAGTGGTCACCATGGGTGGCCGTGGAGAGTTggtaaggagtggagaggggttggagaggggtggagaggggagggatggggggagtgaGAAGCCGTTGCACAGCTGACTGAGGGTGGCTCTGTGTGCCCCCTTCCCTTCATCACGCACCCATACATTGGTCATgaggcagtatgtgtgtgtgtatttgtgtgtgtgtgttagtatttTGTCGATGATCTATTGAAGTAGTCAAAGATCACAAGCCTTCACTacaactttctttctttctctgctctccctcctctctctcaaatccctctctctgctctggtaCACTAACATGTGATCTGGTGTAAACACAACATATTGAAAAGATTTGTCCTCCTGTCACATGCCGACCAATCCCTCCTCGAAAACActcacacacccctacacacatgCACGACCCCCATAGCCAGCACCTACACAAAATCAGGCATGGACAcattgttgtgtctttggctatgccggattatgTGATATGAcgtgctattctataaaataatttcatgtaaatgtaattaactagagagtcgggcaccacaaaataatatttatagagctgttatcttccgtataaactcttaaagacctagtaatattttacatccatagcagtcaacattaatcttcatcttacttcagtctcatctgaaagttgtaaattcttggttatctgcaagaaccctggctaacaatttgaatcagcaatacaaaattgggtttaatcatttatttactaaatacctaactaatcacacatacacataattaaatcataacttgattacaaattacgtcataaaggaaaacatccctagcgggcggaacagatatgacagcttgttacacaaagcaaaaggggctgggttgagtgaaagagtgggaagacCGGAACAAAgtcgaagctgtgctatcgtaaatacagtatcttatgcattctaaattaccgcccatttggaaaaggaaaatgcaataaatatttactctgagctgcgcttcagtaggttggtggtagatggaaggccgtgttgccaaaccgagtcctctgtcctttgaagaatgtctctagttgtcaattggatacgttgtagtgacttcgttgtgtgatagacgggatactctgtctgttccttccgaacctgcgtttgcagctgcggtcgctaactcaacagctaggaggtatcacttctgtagtgaataagagttcaaagttcataccattcgcgaCCAAAGCTCCTGCTGATGTTGGCTTCTTCCTGTAGTTATtttctgaaccattctgacataggattGTCATCCTACCTCATTGGAACAGGAAGTTatgttgtcgtcaagggcttatataggaagggagaggattgtgtgtttgaaaagttttatagcccttgtcccttcacaggggaggGCCATTGATTGaccagccctatcttatgaaaatcccaatctcacattttagaagctaaaatcacatttcatcccatcacaaataatttcatattcaaacatttaaattgaacaacaattccatgtgaatccgataactctgatgtgtagactttccactgtcgagtttgtcatcttatcattgatgagaatgtctcagatgacaaccgaactgacatcatattaattaagtaccactgcatatgttcaattgttcggattaccagaatatagttcattttccCCCACATACTGGTGTTCCCAGattctctatgttaaccaagttttaaaaaaaaaatgtaacctcagtaggttagagaaggaaaaagggggggagaggtatttatgactgtcattaacctatcccccaggccaacgtcatgacaacatacagtacagagccgaacccacacagacacatttctACTATAGATGCAAACATACTATACACACAGGAAATGAAGAGAGATGGGCAGGGAAGAGAGATAataggagggagaaagaaagaaaacataGGGGATGAGGATTAAAACAGACATGGAGAAGTTGAAGAGAAATAGGACTACTTGGGTGGGATATGAAAGGGAGGAATGACTGTTTCTCTTTTCGGTTTCCTGTCATTTTAGAATACAGAAAACATGTGAGTGCATTAATGGATGTATTGAATGACGTGCAGCCGGTATTCTAGTAAGAGTGTTGACTGATAGTGTGAGAGAAAATAAAGGACAATCCCACTTTCAATTACATAACTGTGATAAATCAGAGAGAGCTGTATAAATCTCTACcagagtctgtgtgtatgtatgtgtgtgccatGAAAAaacattccctccatctctttctgccTTCGAGACTTGATTAAAAAAGACAGAAAAACATCACGTCAGGCTCATTAGCACTGACGCAATTATTTATATCTCATTCTCCTCCCTACATTTCTCTATTGCTGTTTCTTATTTGTTCAttcctttatttttacattgtgaCGTGGGATGGGGATCATTGATGACGCAGATAGATGACAGTCACCGAACTAGACTGAACAAACAGCTGGGTGGGAGCTGTCTGAGTGTGACTCAAAATAACAGAGACTTGAAAATATTTGTTATTTCAACAGTTTCAAAACTAAAATTAAGTAAATTAAAGTTTATCTTCAAGTTATTTACTTTCACCTAACTAGGCTGcattggtgtaaagtacttaagtaaaaaatgctttaataataataatatatgccatttagcagacgcttttatccaaagcgacttacagtcatgtgtgcatacattctacgtatgggtgatcccgggaatcgaacccactaccctggcgttacaagcgccatgctcttacttaagtagttttttggggtttctgtactttactatatttttacttttacttcactacattcataaagacaataatgtactttttactctacattttccctgacacccaaaattactcgttacattttgacaggaaaacgGTCCAATTCACTCAAttatcaagaaaacatccctggtcacccctactgcttttgatctggcagactcactaaacacaaatgctttgtttataaatatgtctgagtgttggagtgtgcccctgctaTCCGTCAATAAAAAAACGAGAAAATTATGCCTTTGAaattatttgtacttttacttttgatacttaagtacattttagcaattacatttccTTTTGATACTTtaatatattttaaaccaaatacttctactgatgtagtattttactgggtgactttcactttgacttgagtcattttctattacgctatctttacttttactcaagtatgtcaACTGAGTAGTTTTCCCACCACTGCTGGGCTGGAGACCTTTCACGTCCCACCTCAACACAAGGCTGCGGTAAACTGCTCACAAGTGGAGGGTCGTCACTTGTTACCCCACCCACAAAGTCACAAACCCCGCCTATGTCCACATTTTATCTTCTTAGACATTTATTTAAAAACTAACTTTAAGCACACTGCTAActttatgcctaaccctaactttaaattaagaccaaaaatatCATTTTTGTTCTCATGAATTCGTACAATATAGGCAATTCTGACTTTATCGCTGTGGTAGCTAGTGGAAACTCCAAGCGGTCCCCAGTCGCTATTCATTGACTTTGCGGTATTATGTACTGTATTTTGCTGCTTTCATTTTTTCTtgtagctagcctgctagctagTTGTCAACAATGGGCGATAGTGAGCAGGTAGAGTGGACGTTTATGAAATTATACCTTAACGATATTGGAAACGCTCTTTCAGATAAATCTGGAACATGGATGTCGAAAAGAAGTAGGTGGCATGCTAATGTATAGCAAAATGTTAACGTCACCAGCTAGCTATTTGCTGCTTTATGTTTCAGCCAAGGCGGTAGTGTTAGCTAGCATCTATAGCTAGCATAGTCATTCACAAGTTCTGCAAGTAGAGTTTTAAACGTGCATCGTCTAGGGGTCAAGCATCGCGACCTAATTAGCAATGTCTGATGCcattgggcacacactggttgaatcaacgttgtttccacgtcaaaTGACGTTGAACCAACTTGGAATATACGTTTAATTGACGTCTGGATTGTTACCACAGCCACAACGTCAAAATTGAGTCTATCGTATAAATACATAAACAAAAATGAGCTTTTTGCTCTTAATTTAAGGATAGAATTAGGCATGTGGTTAAAGTTGGGTTCAAAATCACATATTTTTAAGAATACAAATCGGAGAAAGTCGGGGtatatgactttgtggctgtagtAACTAGTGTGACAACCCAGTGGGACAGAACAGCACTGAAGCAGCAAAGGCTGAGAGATAACAATAGAGTCCCACAGTGGATGTGCCATAATActcataaaacctagcggtcaaagaCGAAAATGTTTCCAATCATTTTTCACATAGGGGATTTTTTAGAAACAcctaaaataagggctgtgtttcgtgtaggcttacccaagcgtgacgttttgataaacATGTCAATCTCTCTCGACTAGGTGACTTTTATCACTATATTTGGCACTATTTACGCTGAttcgaaaatgctaattagcatcaaagactacaaatccctgcaagcacttacacctttgctaacaggtattgtccatttaaaacttgcacaaaaCAGTCACCGAATTTTACATTTAATGAAAAGTAGCAAATTGAATGACTACATtcagctaacattagatagttaatccgaGATTCTTAACTGTGCCTCGATTCGGTAGTCTCGTCCAGATAAAGGCATTTGTTGTTCTTTATGATAGTCACATTAGCAGCAAATTAGTATTTCCTTtttggggggtaaatacaggcaactatattgataaaagtcaacTTGTCCTAGAAAGATTTATGCTGTTATCAAAACGTTATGCCAGTGTAAGCCTACATGGAACACAGGCCTtcttttaaataaaaatgtaaaaaatatggtctgtggtaaacacaggttTAGGAGGTCGTATATGTCTGGTTCAATGCGATCATGTTCATCAGCTAATGTCACTTTAAATTAATTGTGGTGCATTTATGTAATAAAAAGCTCacaaaggcttcataattcatgaaggtaatgttaactgactaatattatctcatagaacaaagcATATAAGATCTCCAAGCCTGTGTTAACTTCAGACCTTATTTTTGGCATTTATCCCAAAACCCATTTTTTTTcccccataggaatggctgaaaGAACCAGAGGTAACTCATTTCTCTTTTTTAAGACTACAAGCTGGGGAGCTCTATACGGTCTGGTTCCAGCAAATACCTTCTCACGCCACAGACACTGTGAGACATATGGGATGAGACAGGATGTCGAATGGTGCTAGTTTGTAATAGCTAGAGTGTGTGCTAGGTAGGTAGTTCGTGTCTGCTAGGTAGGTAGTTTGTATTAGCTAGCGTGTCTGCTAGGTAGGTAGTTTGTACTAGCTAGAGTGTCTGCTAGGTAGATAGTTTGTATTAGCTAGCGTGTCTGCTAGGTAGGTAGTGTGTACTAACTAGTGTgtactagctactagctaggtgCACAAGCAACAGTGGTTAACATAACatcctggaccagagctagtgccCTTACTGGTATGTTCGTAGCACACTGACGCCCTGAAACAAAGCTACTGACTCACACGATACAAGAAACCAACAAATGTCAACAGGTTGCGAGCACACATACCTTTTCAGATGGAAAAATACCACCTGAGACGCATGCGCTTTGAGGTTTTAGACCACACAGATGACGTGGCGCAATTGGGCATAATCTGCAGCAGGAGGCTTCTGAGAAATAATCATTTTGATTCCCAGCACATACATCTGGGGCATATTCATTCGATTCTGTTGAGAAACATTTTTACAATTTTGGataaattcaggtaggtccatcCCCGTTtcatttgcttccgtttaagaaatgttttgccGCAGAATGGGCGCAATGAACacgcatctcagtgcaagaggcgtcgctacagtacctggttcgtatccaggctgcatcacatccggccgtgattgggagtctcatagggtggCCCTGcattgtctgggtttggctggggtaggccgtcattgtatgtCTTGCCTAGGTGAGAAAAAAAAAACGAATTGGGGCTTATATGGGAATTATTTTAAAAATTAGTGCTCTTTCAAAAATTAATAAAACCCCGCTCCTCTTTTTCCCACAGAACCGGCTGCCTATCATGAAGAAGAACAGGCAGGGGTGACACCCACTCAAAGGTCTGAGAGGCAGCTGAGAACTCCCCAGAGAAACTCCAGGTGTCAATGTCCCAGGACGCATTCTAAACACCtgacagaagaagagaggggcTTTTCTCCTGTGTCTGGGTCTGGGGAGGAGAGCGACAAGGAGGCCTCACCACCAAAAAGGAGGATCACAATAAGCAGCTCAAAAAAGACAAGAACCAAGTCTCACACAAAGGATTATGATGACTGTTCTGGGACAGAATCTGGCAAGCAGCCAGAGAAGAGCACACAAAGAAAGAAAGGGCACAGCAACTCAAAAAATAATAAGACTAATACTCACTGTAAGGAGGAAGATAATGACAACTTGTCAGACAAACCAACTGTGGTGGCTTCCCCCAGAAAAAGGAGCAGGCAATTTAGTGACTTCAATGTATTTGAAGCAGAGGCTGAACCAAATAATACTGTGTCTGAGCCTGAGGTGGAGGTAGTTGTGGAGGGGGAGACTGAAGTGGCGTCTGCTTCAAAGAGGTGGAAACAGAACAACACCCCCAAAACAACTAAGCATCATGCCGAGGACAAAGCTGAGAGTGAACATTATGAGTTGGTAGAACAGGCTGACGAGACTCCCATTAGAAAAAAACTTAGCAAGTCTAAAAAGATAAGAACGAGGACTCCCCTTGAAGACGTGAAGGAAGATGAAAGTGACCACTTTGAGACGGAAGTACATGCTGCAGCTGAAGACACTACCCTGAGAAAAAGACAGAGGAGGTCGATGGAATCTAGAAAGAAGAGCTCCAAGAGTCCTTCGAAGAAAGCCAGTGATGCAGAGAGTGATGGTGAATCAGGCAAACATGTTTCCAAGAGTCTGCCTAAGGACTTACATAAAGAAGAGAGTGACCAAGATGCTGAGACAAACTCTAAGAACCTCCGTGAGGAGAGTGACCAAGACTCTCAGACGGAGCCTAAAGGCTTAGGAGCAGAGAAGTGGCACCGCTCTGACCAtccagaggaggagatagaacagGAGGTGTTACctgcaaagagagaaagaggacccAAGAGCATGAAGACCGTGAAGTTAGATTCCAACTCTGACTCTGAAAATGTCACTGTTAAAAACAAAGGCAAAAAGCAAGGTGCCTCGGGTTTGAAGGCACCAAGAGTAAGATTTAGACCACCTGTAGAGAAAAAGAAAAGGGTGAAAATACTTCATATTTGCAGTTTCTGTGAAAAGGTCCTGCCCAACAGGGATGCTCTGGGTAGGCACCTTCAGcgtcacacaggggagaagccttaccactgtgaAGAGTGTGGCAAAGACTACGGCAGCAAAAACACCCTGAAGATTCACAATATGCAGGTTCACCACAAGGGGACAAAGGACTTCATATGCAATGATTGTGGTCAACAGTTTACCCACTTCACATACCTCAAACGCCACCTGTACTCTCACACGGACAAGGAAAAGAGGCCACACCTGTGCAATGTGTGTGGGAAGCATTTCATCCAGAAGTCTCACTTGGACCGTCACAAGATGATTCACACCGGAGAGAAACCATTCAACTGCGAA
This DNA window, taken from Oncorhynchus gorbuscha isolate QuinsamMale2020 ecotype Even-year linkage group LG13, OgorEven_v1.0, whole genome shotgun sequence, encodes the following:
- the LOC123993431 gene encoding zinc finger protein 37-like isoform X3, with protein sequence MGAMNTHLSARGVATVPGSYPGCITSGRDWESHRVALHCLGLAGVGRHCMSCLEPAAYHEEEQAGVTPTQRSERQLRTPQRNSRCQCPRTHSKHLTEEERGFSPVSGSGEESDKEASPPKRRITISSSKKTRTKSHTKDYDDCSGTESGKQPEKSTQRKKGHSNSKNNKTNTHCKEEDNDNLSDKPTVVASPRKRSRQFSDFNVFEAEAEPNNTVSEPEVEVVVEGETEVASASKRWKQNNTPKTTKHHAEDKAESEHYELVEQADETPIRKKLSKSKKIRTRTPLEDVKEDESDHFETEVHAAAEDTTLRKRQRRSMESRKKSSKSPSKKASDAESDGESGKHVSKSLPKDLHKEESDQDAETNSKNLREESDQDSQTEPKGLGAEKWHRSDHPEEEIEQEVLPAKRERGPKSMKTVKLDSNSDSENVTVKNKGKKQGASGLKAPRVRFRPPVEKKKRVKILHICSFCEKVLPNRDALGRHLQRHTGEKPYHCEECGKDYGSKNTLKIHNMQVHHKGTKDFICNDCGQQFTHFTYLKRHLYSHTDKEKRPHLCNVCGKHFIQKSHLDRHKMIHTGEKPFNCEHCAMAFNRPDSLRMHLKLHVSGSEGPNLAEQEKTKCTACKKSFVNPNYLKVHMRIHTGERPYKCEDCAKSFTQISILNAHRRTHTGEKPHECKACGSCFTRRKYLDDHIGRKHGSLEQMNEQQDEQ